One window of the Podospora pseudopauciseta strain CBS 411.78 chromosome 4, whole genome shotgun sequence genome contains the following:
- a CDS encoding hypothetical protein (COG:C; COG:H; antiSMASH:Cluster_2; SMCOG1050:monooxygenase FAD-binding; EggNog:ENOG503P027): MARALPPHTWENGFKKPIQASATPWVWKNDEQDDDPHSFVTPPSKELLTSTAHNRVGINVIRTWPTMFDGTNNPHGTPDWWKPSDEVDVLIVGAGPSGLEVALSLARQGVSFRIIDKAPTPLIAGRADGVQPRFLETVATWGLASEIAEEGPLIERTAIYLDGKKLLFNRSHQCDSRYRGLHIITQGQIERIFIRDLARHKSLVERERILSKYTVEGQGEYPVRATVKNERTGQEDIVRAKYLVGSDGAASSIRKSLSIPFDGVSTDIYWGIMDCVFETDYPHAWVFGSVISSKHGGCVIIPREDGYIRLYTQLDVSQTGPIAAARQQSDASFAEAGGRVEIETVTPEEVLEQANRIFAPYKLKFAAPLSWFAIWKISERVARSYSSHDNRVHLVGDAAHVHSVMGAFGLNASILDAANLAWKLGLAAKNLADPQALLPTYSLERREHAVRVIEVSGAYLRFVTGSAMPVPNLRNFDALGSSSKANGHQTNGHTNGHTNGVNGHSSDANGDSKQVHLHVESTSASADSPPRTQEDALNFLAKFFQAHGQFLLGVDCPYATSPISPQTAPLLSSPAPVKLNNGVRAPNPRLCFSDNQTGYLYDLFEGPPKFHILVFGSSFRGEQVRNNIAKLSSVLSSNTGFWTRYGGQDRFTLTVVVKRMPFEAGDDALLDDLTHKLGAKVVFDDRQPDEDAHTTYGANHTKGGVVVIRPDLWVGVTAFPHEAEKIGGYFDGFLVPV; the protein is encoded by the exons ATGGCTCGCGCACTTCCACCTCACACCTGGGAAAACGGGTTCAAGAAGCCCATTCAAGCATCTGCAACACCGTGGGTCTGGAAGAACGACGAACAAGATGATGATCCTCACTCATTCGTCACGCCGCCATCCAAGGAGCTTCTGACTTCCACGGCACACAACCGGGTCGGAATCAATGTCATTCGAACATGGCCCACTATGTTTGACGGGACTAACAACCCCCATGGAACGCCTGACTGGTGGAAACCGTCAGACGAGGTCGATGTCCTCATTGTCGGCG CTGGCCCCAGCGGACTAGAGGTGGCACTCAGTCTAGCAAGACAAGGAGTTTCGTTCCGCATCATCG ACAAAGCACCTACCCCCTTGATCGCCGGACGCGCCGATGGTGTCCAACCGCGCTTTCTGGAGACAGTAGCTACTTGGGGGCTTGCCTCCGAGATTGCCGAGGAAGGACCACTGATTGAACGAACAGCCATCTATCTTGATGGTAAGAAGCTACTGTTCAACCGTTCTCATCAGTGTGATTCGCGCTATCGAGGATTGCATATCATCACGCAAGGTCAGATTGAACGAATCTTTATCCGGGACTTGGCCAGGCACAAGTCCTTGGTCGAGCGAGAACGAATCCTGTCCAAGTACACGGTAGAGGGCCAAGGTGAATATCCGGTCAGAGCTACGGTCAAGAATGAGCGGACAGGACAGGAGGACATTGTGCGCGCAAAATACTTGGTTGGAAGCGATGGTGCTGCGAGTTCCATCCGGAAGAGCTTGAGCATTCCGTTTGATGGTGTCAGCACAGATATTTACTGGGGTATTATGGACTGCGTTTTTGAAACTGACTATCCTCACGCCTGGGTATTCGG GTCGGTAATCAGTTCCAAGCATGGAGGCTGTGTTATTATCCCAAGAGAAGATGGGTACATCAG ATTGTACACCCAGCTGGATGTTTCGCAGACCGGGCCCATCGCAGCTGCAAGGCAGCAAAGTGACGCATCATTTGCAGAGGCTGGCGGACGCGTCGAGATTGAGACCGTCACCCCTGAAGAAGTTTTGGAACAAGCCAACAGAATTTTTGCCCCTTACAAGCTGAAGTTTGCAGCACCACTTAGTTGGTTTGCCATCTGGAAGA TCTCTGAGCGAGTGGCTCGTTCTTATTCGTCCCATGACAACCGAGTCCACCTAGTCGGTGATGCAGC TCACGTCCATAGCGTCATGGGTGCATTTGGGTTAAATGCATCCATTCTCGATGCAGCAAACCTCGCATGGAAGCTGGGTCTCGCCGCCAAAAACCTTGCTGATCCACAGGCTCTTCTTCCAACATACAGCCTGGAGCGAAGAGAGCACGCAGTTCGTGTAATTGAGGTTTCGGGAGCATACCTTCGCTTTGTCACCGGTTCAGCCATGCCTGTACCCAACCTTCGCAACTTTGACGCGCTCGGATCAAGCTCCAAGGCAAACGGCCACCAAACCAACGGGCACACCAACGGGCACACCAACGGAGTCAACGGCCACAGCAGTGACGCCAACGGCGACAGCAAGCAAGTCCACCTCCACGTCGAGTCTACTTCTGCGTCAGCAGATTCTCCTCCACGAACACAAGAAGATGCCTTGAACTTCCTCGCCAAGTTCTTCCAAGCTCATGGGCAGTTCCTCCTGGGAGTCGATTGCCCTTACGCAACATCTCCCATTTCTCCCCAaaccgcccccctcctctcttcACCGGCCCCGGTCAAGCTCAACAACGGCGTCAGGGCGCCCAACCCCCGTCTCTGTTTTTCTGATAACCAGACTGGGTATCTCTACGACCTGTTCGAGGGACCACCGAAATTCCACATCCTGGTCTTCGGCTCCTCATTTAGGGGAGAGCAGGTCCGCAACAACATAGCAAAGTTGTCATCTGTGCTGTCAAGCAATACTGGTTTCTGGACTCGTTATGGTGGCCAAGACAGGTTTACcttgacggtggtggtgaaacGCATGCCATTTGAGGCAGGCGATGACGCTCTGCTTGATGATCTAACGCATAAGCTTGGAGCAaaggtggtgtttgatgacaGGCAACCTGACGAAGATGCGCACACGACATATGGGGCTAACCATACCAAAGGGGGCGTGGTGGTCATCAGACCTGATCTGTGGGTTGGGGTGACTGCGTTTCCGCATGAGGCGGAGAAGATCGGGGGGTACTTTGATGGCTTTCTGGTCCCGGTATAA
- a CDS encoding hypothetical protein (antiSMASH:Cluster_2; COG:S; SMCOG1042:O-methyltransferase; EggNog:ENOG503NZKP), with protein sequence MAITQANIDPTSQTLLQLSSLIQKTINSYISHRQSTIVSSTTEDGLGIPSRPLFDAQRTLLAAAGKLTELVSSPQTRLIEVANQYFEARALHVVADKRIPDILAKHEKGVSVTELSQEVGIEARKLSRLLRCLCSIHIFNEIEEDVFANNDISRALVGNEPLRAYIMLFGLDLYTASDHLPRYLSDPEKGPSYAVEVTPWQDAVNTDKPRWDWLEEKAKAGDLKALCENGTNGATSSYPGSFGNTLQEGLTSVAASGKTNGEAANTLVARPEHAIFGLAMLGGGRVYGKAHLFDFPWGELGDATVVDVGGGVGSFSMELSRLYPNLNFVVQDRAPVLQQAETEVWPKEHPKALQSGKVKFWPHNMFEPNPVKGADVYWLRYIMHDWSDDYCVQILSAIKPAMGPHSRILICDQVMNTTFGSAEIEPAPAPLPANWGYYTRYSHQRDLAMLSIINGIERKPAEFKDIIERAGLKLRKIWDCRSQVGLVEVVLPDSQLA encoded by the exons ATGGCGATCACGCAAGCAAACATTGACCCCACCTCTCAAACCCTCTTGCAACTGTCTTCCCTGATCCAGAAGACAATTAATTCTTATATCTCCCATCGCCAGTCCACCATCgtttcctccaccaccgaagATGGTCTTGGTATCCCTTCGCGCCCCCTGTTTGATGCTCAACGGACACTCTTGGCGGCGGCAGGAAAACTCACGGAGCTTGTTTCGAGTCCTCAGACACGTCTGATTGAAGTTGCTAATCAGTACTTCGAGGCACGGGCTCTGCACGTTGTCGCCGATAAGCGCATCCCCGATATCCTGGCCAAGCACGAGAAAGGCGTTTCCGTCACCGAGTTGAGCCAAGAGGTGGGCATCGAGGCGCGAAAGTTGTCCAGACTCCTTCGCTGTCTCTGCTCCATCCACATTTTCAACGAAATCGAGGAAGATGTTTTTGCCAATAATGACATCTCCCGAGCTCTGGTTGGGAACGAGCCCCTCAGGGCTTACATTATGCTCTT TGGCTTGGACTTGTATACTGCTTCCGACCACCTGCCTCGCTATCTTTCAGACCCCGAAAAAGGCCCTTCGTACGCGGTTGAGGTCACCCCGTGGCAGGATGCTGTTAACACCGACAAGCCCCGTTGGGACTGGCTTGAGGAGAAAGCCAAGGCTGGTGATCTCAAAGCCCTCTGTGAGAACGGAACCAACGGTGCGACCAGCTCTTATCCCGGCTCTTTCGGCAACACTCTGCAAGAAGGCCTCACCTCTGTTGCCGCCAGTGGTAAGACAAATGGTGAAGCAGCCAATACTTTGGTGGCGAGACCAGAGCATGCCATTTTCGGGCTGGCCATGCTGGGTGGTGGCAGAGTCTATGGCAAGGCTCACCTGTTTG ATTTCCCTTGGGGTGAACTGGGCGACGCCACTGTTGTCGACGTCGGCGGTGGAGTTG GCTCTTTCAGTATGGAGCTTTCTCGCCTTTACCCGAACCTCAACTTCGTTGTCCAAGACCGCGCTCCAGTCCTCCAACAAGCCGAAACTGAGGTCTGGCCAAAGGAGCACCCCAAAGCTTTGCAATCGGGCAAGGTCAAGTTCTGGCCTCACAACATGTTTGAGCCCAACCCAGTGAAGGGGGCAGATGTGTACTGGCTGCGGTACATCATGCACGATTGGTCCGATGATTATTGCGTGCAGATCTTGAGTGCTATCAAGCCGGCTATGGGACCGCACAGCCGAATTCTCATCTG CGATCAAGTAATGAATACCACTTTTGGCTCGGCCGAGATCGAACCAGCGCCGGCACCCTTGCCGGCCAACTGGGGGTATTACACACGGTACTCCCACCAGCGCGATTTGGCCATGTTGTCAATCATCAATGGCATCGAGAGAAAGCCAGCTGAGTTCAAGGACATTATCGAGCGCGCTGGTCTCAAACTGCGCAAGATTTGGGATTGTAGAAGCcaggttggtttggttgaggtggtgttgcCTGATTCGCAGCTTGCATAA
- a CDS encoding hypothetical protein (antiSMASH:Cluster_2; MEROPS:MER0002489; COG:V; EggNog:ENOG503P18E) codes for MVKTRSVLSLILVAAFRLPGADGKPCPPLGAVLPPPRRPSKDSVVAEAVKSLEAVFASMTSRYNASAVSIGVRSIHEDIPLVDLHYTPPIKNKNGTEEVTADTVYRIGSCTKLFTVLSLLQQTKIRWDEPVTRYLPELEENQVHGTEIEAVQWQHVTIGALASHVSGIGRDLAFDLANFPSFPAEKMGLPPLQEKTRARHCSGLGNTTACEEEGERLSGGGMYCEC; via the coding sequence ATGGTCAAAACTAGAAGCGTTCTGTCCCTTATTCTGGTAGCCGCCTTTCGGCTCCCGGGGGCTGACGGTAAGCCCTGCCCTCCTTTGGGCGCGGTTCTACCCCCCCCAAGGCGACCTAGCAAAGATTCAGTCGTCGCGGAAGCCGTCAAGAGTCTTGAAGCTGTATTCGCGAGCATGACATCCCGTTACAACGCATCAGCTGTCTCCATCGGTGTTCGATCAATTCACGAAGATATTCCGTTGGTCGACCTTCATTACACACCGCCgatcaagaacaagaatGGCACAGAGGAGGTTACGGCTGACACTGTCTATCGTATTGGCAGTTGTACCAAGCTCTTCACTGTCCTTTCTCTGCTCCAGCAGACCAAGATCCGGTGGGACGAACCCGTTACGAGATACCTTCCTGAGCTTGAAGAGAATCAAGTCCATGGAACAGAGATTGAGGCAGTACAGTGGCAACATGTTACTATTGGTGCATTAGCATCTCATGTTTCGGGAATTGGAAGGGACCTTGCTTTTGATCTGGCAAactttccttcctttccaGCTGAGAAAATGGGGCTTCCGCCATTACAAGAGAAAACAAGAGCACGGCACTGCTCTGGGCTGGGGAACACGACAGCctgtgaagaagagggtgagaggctttctggtggtgggatgtATTGCGAGTGCTAA
- a CDS encoding hypothetical protein (antiSMASH:Cluster_2; COG:V; EggNog:ENOG503P18E) → MYSSTRDMLSFGAAILSNRLLSPLATRKWLSPTTFTSSRGHVLGAPWEIQRADRLVPDGRVVDIYTKAGDLGLYHTMFALVPDYDIVVNVMTAGKEVTDEFFVQSHVISQTLKAIIPALDAVTKQEAKKNLAGIYQDKESDSVVELEVDDGPGLAIKEWTVKGFNVLGNFTFYNIAASGRTLPGIARLYPSSLKAGSQKSWRMVFDQVDDERGEPFDEEAVYPDARCVNWGTMDRFTYDFAGLEEFVMTVGKDGAAKSLSPVGFGVSLAKQGYM, encoded by the coding sequence ATGTACTCTTCCACCCGCGACATGCTGTCGTTCGGCGCAGCGATCCTCTCCAACAGACTCTTGTCCCCCCTCGCCACGCGAAAGTGGCTGTCTCCAACCACCTTCACATCCTCTCGCGGCCATGTGCTGGGAGCGCCATGGGAAATCCAGCGTGCCGACCGACTCGTGCCGGATGGAAGAGTTGTAGACATCTATACCAAGGCCGGTGATCTTGGACTATACCACACCATGTTCGCTCTTGTTCCAGACTACGATATTGTCGTCAACGTTATGACTGCTGGCAAAGAGGTCACCGATGAATTCTTTGTTCAGTCACATGTCATCTCACAGACGCTGAAGGCAATTATCCCGGCACTAGACGCGGTCACAAAGCAAGAGGCTAAGAAAAACCTTGCGGGTATTTACCAGGACAAGGAGAGTGATTCTGTGGTGGAGTTGGAAGTCGATGATGGTCCCGGTCTGGCGATCAAAGAGTGGACGGTGAAGGGCTTCAATGTATTGGGAAACTTTACTTTCTACAATATTGCCGCCAGTGGGAGAACGCTGCCTGGGATCGCGAGGTTGTATCCTTCGAGTCTCAAGGCGGGTAGCCAAAAGTCGTGGAGAATGGTGTTTGATCAGGTAGATGATGAGAGAGGTGAGCCCTTTGATGAGGAAGCTGTTTACCCTGACGCCCGGTGCGTGAATTGGGGTACCATGGATAGGTTTACTTATGACTTTGCGGGGTTGGAGGAATTTGTCATGACGGTTGGGAAAGATGGTGCGGCAAAATCACTGAGTCCGGTGGGCTTCGGGGTTTCACTCGCCAAACAGGGGTACATGTAA
- a CDS encoding hypothetical protein (antiSMASH:Cluster_2), with the protein MRPNTSLLLAWALPLALAVPAPLPVEDRSALEQQNAYLEHLEQRAPNEEGATIEERALLEERCGGGGCGSCTGSGCGGVQVAAVPEVIQSSPCTTCGEVVVPGPPGPPGPPGPPGISTIGPPGPPGMPGGPGPVGPPGLPGGPGPVLLAFLAVPVPSVLPVSLAVPVPLVLLVYLVLLVLLVLPGVLASLDPLGQWVLPGWASSDPRDHRDLLDQPLSLTSAMDLGILGDMDMADLASGESGTLDMAMVVMEDMGLECVALGDMEDMAVMEGLVPVVWEDTEGMEDMEDMVGVLAPVDLEVVREQQQDWT; encoded by the exons ATGAGACCCAATACATCCCTCCTTTTAGCATGGGCTCTCCCTCTGGCCCTGGCGGTCCCAGCACCACTTCCTGTTGAGGATCGTTCTGCCTTGGAACAACAAAACGCTTATCTGGAACATCTGGAACAACGCGCTCCTAATGAGGAGGGAGCTACTATAGAAGAGCGGGCTCTTCTCGAAGAACGgtgcggtggtggcggatgTGGTAGCTGCACAGGTAGCGGGTGCGGTGGTGTCCAAGTCGCCGCCGTTCCAGAAGTTATTCAGAGCAGTCCGTGCACCACGTGCGGGGAGGTTGTCGTTCCTGGACCACCAGGACCACCTGGACCTCCTGGACCGCCAGGAATCTCCACTATTGGTCCTCCAGGACCTCCTGGAATGCCTGGCGGTCCCGGTCCAGTAGGTCCTCCTGGCCTTCCTGGCGGTCCCGGTCCA GTCCTCCTGGCCTTCCTGGCGGTCCCGGTCCCGTCGGTCCTCCCGGTCTCCCTGGCGGTCCCGGTCCCGTTGGTCCTCCTGGTCTACCTGGTGCTCCTGGTCCTGTTGGTCCTCCCGGGGGTCCTGGCATCCCTGGACCCCCTGGGCCAGTGGGTGCTCCCGGGGTGGGCGTCGTCGGACCCCCGGGACCACCGGGACCTATTGGACCAACCGCTATCCCTTACCTCAGCTATGGACTTGGGTATCCTGGGGGATATGGATATGGCGGATTTGGCGTCCGGGGAATCGGGTACCCTGGATATGGCTATGGTGGTTATGGAGGATATGGGTTTGGAGTGCGTGGCATTGGGGGATATGGAGGATATGGCGGTTATGGAGGGTTTGGTGCCCGTGGTTTGGGAGGATACGGAGGGTATGGAGGATATGGAGGATATGGTGGGGGTTTTGGCGCCCGTGGATTTGGAGGTCGTCCGTGAACAACAACAGGATTGGACGTGA
- a CDS encoding hypothetical protein (EggNog:ENOG503NUT8; antiSMASH:Cluster_1), giving the protein MLTPKKTLAVMAIFAAIAAAKELPVNLELKAELYDSGIRHEQIMALKNRVWSEFEAQGAYDSRQYKKFSVKKASDFYACTNGFATYIPNDSRYRFRCKELDLYDFKTHAELGSTQGRGAGSWGWTSPDGREFVAIAQLDGTSFAEVTKQGKLVYLGRLPQYTTAEPSLWREIKGYKSYIVIGSEAEKHGVQIFDLAKLLTVDPASPVVFSNQKDLAGWWGDALPIGRSHNVLTNEELNYGVAVGFQPRNSTYKAGLLFFDLTDPANPTTLGGSGADGYVHDAQCLVYRGPDEKHVGKDICYGYNEDALTIYDVTDKKNITIISTTSYEGASYTHQGWVLDTQWQQYIIADDEYDEVDARGPAREGYPVSYIWDISSLEKPKQTGHYKHLRKGIDHNQFVKDGFSYQSNYALGISVLDLRSVPRDPTGKGIKEVAYFDTYPEDDHLPGGGNVTFTGTWSHYPFLPSGFIVINTMDRGAFVVKKSKEAAW; this is encoded by the exons ATGCTGACACCAAAGAAGACACTTGCTGTCATGGCAATCTTTGCTGCCATCGCGGCAGCGAAGGAGCTTCCGGTGAATCTAGAGCTCAAGGCCGAGCTCTATGACAGTGGTATCCGCCACGAGCAAATCATGGCTCTCAAAAAT CGTGTCTGGAGTGAGTTCGAAGCCCAAGGTGCCTACGACTCCCGCCAGTACAAAAAGTTTTCCGTCAAAAAGGCCAGCGACTTCTACGCCTGCACCAACGGCTTTGCGACCTACATCCCCAACGACTCACGCTACAGGTTCAGGTGCAAGGAGCTCGACTTGTACGACTTCAAGACCCATGCCGAGCTAGGGAGCACTCAAGGTAGGGGGGCCGGATCATGGGGTTGGACCTCCCCTGACGGAAGAGAATTCGTCGCCATTGCCCAGTTGGACGGGACCTCGTTTGCCGAGGTAACCAAGCAAGGCAAGCTGGTGTACCTTGGTCGTCTCCCACAATACACCACTGCTGAACCGTCTTTGTGGAGAGAGATCAAGGGGTACAAGAGTTACATTGTTATTGGTAGCGAGGCGGAGAAACACGGAGTCCAGATATTCGACTTGGCCAAGTTGCTAACCGTTGACCCGGCGAGTCCCGTGGTCTTCTCCAACCAGAAGGACCTGgcaggatggtggggagaTGCCTTGCCTATTGGGCGATCGCATAATGTCTTGACCAACGAGGAGCTGAACTACGGTGTGGCTGTGGGATTCCAGCCCAGGAACTCGACATACAAGGCAGGATTGTTGTTCTTCGACCTGACGGACCCTGCAAACCCAACCACACTTGGTGGGTCTGGTGCGGACGGCTATGTGCACGATGCCCAGTGCTTGGTGTATCGTGGTCCGGATGAGAAGCATGTTGGCAAAGATATCTGCTATGGGTATAATGAGGATGCGTTGACGAT CTACGACGTAACCGACAAGAagaacatcaccatcatatccaccacctcctacGAAGGCGCCAGCTATACCCACCAGGGATGGGTCTTGGACACCCAGTGGCAACAATATATCATTGCTGACGATGAATACGACGAAGTCGACGCACGCGGTCCTGCACGTGAAGGCTACCCCGTCTCGTACATCTGGGACATCAGCTCGCTCGAGAAACCGAAGCAGACGGGACACTACAAGCATCTGAGAAAGGGAATCGACCATAACCAGTTTGTCAAAGATGGCTTCTCGTACCAGAGCAATTACGCCCTTGGCATCAGCGTGCTGGATTTAAGGTCTGTGCCAAGAGATCCCACCGGCAAAGGAATCAAGGAGGTGGCATACTTTGACACATACCCCGAGGACGATCACCTTCCCGGTGGTGGAAATGTCACATTCACTGGCACCTGGAGTCACTACCCCTTCTTGCCTAGCGGGTTCAttgtcatcaacaccatggaCCGTGGTGCATTTGTAGTGAAGAAGTCCAAGGAAGCGGCGTGGTAA
- a CDS encoding hypothetical protein (EggNog:ENOG503NVU6; COG:E; antiSMASH:Cluster_1), with the protein MSVNRAASVSSAGNQRSTSSSSAKSNREHLLPEADVQAQVVAEHLPTGFTAEFDATLPAPKSKPALATTSRSNSTANTTKNHSTAAESSLKLQGGDIHRELFRLAAFEGGPGGTSQIRSGSVHRRANTFHNPREYRRSLAAEEGLSVGDQLAPGGFRRAYLLQKRRNGKPNDFYAARMPITRNFVEFLNLYGHFAGEDLEDSDEEAVESESEDEDGERRPLLTTTRERQRQREREGEAEGREGAGMTKTFFTLLKAFVGTGIMFLPKAFSNGGLLFSSLAMVGVSAISMWAFHLLLELKERYRGGYGEIGYAVAGGRMRGLILASIALSQLGFVCAGIVFVAENLLTFFEAVMKDSRSFTTAGLIALQLVILVPLSWIRNISKLGPAALLADACILVGVTYIYWYDITSLVDMGGMDKGVVMFNPDRYTMMVGSAIFTFEGIGLILPIQSSMARPEKFEWLLGVVMLIITIVFTSVGALCYATFGLDTQIEIINNFPQDSKLVNAIQFLYSVAILVGTPVQLFPALRILETKIFGRKSGKKSLKTKWIKNGFRFAMVCLCGVISVLGTGNLDKFVALIGSAACVPLVYVYPAWLHYKGAAETKAAKLGDLAMVVLGLVGMVYTTAVTIINSFM; encoded by the coding sequence ATGTCCGTAAACCGTGCCGCTTCCGTCTCCTCGGCCGGCAATCAACGCTcgacatcgtcctcgtcggcaAAGTCCAACAGAGAGCATCTTCTCCCCGAGGCCGATGTGCAAGCCCAGGTCGTGGCAGAGCATCTGCCGACCGGCTTCACTGCCGAATTCGACGCTACCCTCCCCGCGCCCAAGTCCAAACCGGCCTTGGCCACCACCTCTCGCTCTAACAGCACCGCCAACACGACAAAAAACCACTCGACCGCCGCCGAAtcctccctcaaactccAAGGCGGCGACATCCACCGTGAGCTTTTCCGCCTCGCCGCATTCGAAGGCGGTCCCGGTGGTACCTCTCAGATCAGATCCGGCTCGGTACACCGGCGCGCAAACACTTTTCACAACCCGCGAGAATACCGCcgctccctcgccgccgaggaaGGCCTCAGCGTGGGCGACCAGTTAGCACCGGGTGGGTTCCGCCGGGCCTATCTCCTccagaaaagaagaaatggCAAACCAAATGACTTCTATGCTGCCCGAATGCCGATCACGCGAAACTTTGTCGAGTTTTTGAATTTGTACGGGCACTTTGCGGGTGAGGACTTGGAGGACAGCGACGAAGAGGCGGTGGAGTCCGAGTcggaagatgaagatggggagaggaggccgCTTTTGACAACGACGAGGGAGCGGCAAAGGCAACgggaaagagaaggagaggcagaagggagggagggagccGGCATGACCAAGACTTTTTTTACTCTGCTCAAGGCGTTTGTCGGGACGGGGATCATGTTCTTGCCCAAGGCCTTTAGCAATGGTGGCTTGCTATTTAGCAGCTTGGCCATGGTGGGGGTGTCGGCGATTTCGATGTGGGCGTTTCACCTGCTCCTggagctgaaggagaggTATAGGGGGGGCTATGGCGAGATTGGGTATGCCGTTGCCGGGGGCAGGATGAGGGGCCTGATTTTGGCGAGTATCGCGCTGAGTCAGTTGGGGTTTGTATGCGCGGGCATTGTGTTTGTGGCGGAGAATTTGTTGACATTCTTCGAGGCGGTGATGAAGGATAGTCGGAGCTTCACAACGGCTGGACTAATCGCGCTGCAGTTGGTGATTTTGGTACCTTTGAGTTGGATCAGGAATATTTCCAAGCTGGGACCTGCGGCATTGCTGGCGGACGCGTGTATCCTGGTTGGGGTTACCTACATTTATTGGTATGATATCACGAGTTTGGTGGATATGGGAGGGATGGACAAGGGCGTGGTCATGTTCAACCCGGATAGGTACACCATGATGGTTGGGTCGGCCATTTTCACATTTGAAGGAATCGGCCTGATTTTGCCCATTCAGTCGAGCATGGCCAGGCCGGAAAAGTTCGAATGGTTGCTGGGCGTTGTGATGTTGATCATCACTATCGTTTTCACAAGCGTCGGTGCCCTGTGCTATGCCACCTTTGGTCTGGACACTCAGATCGAAATCATCAACAACTTTCCCCAAGATTCAAAGCTTGTCAACGCGATTCAGTTCCTGTACTCGGTTGCCATTCTGGTCGGCACGCCGGTTCAGCTGTTTCCCGCGCTCAGAATCCTCGAAACCAAGATCTTTGGACGCAAGTCAGGCAAGAAGAGTTTGAAGACAAAGTGGATCAAGAACGGGTTCCGCTTCGCCATGGTTTGCCTTTGTGGAGTCATCTCGGTGCTGGGAACAGGAAATCTTGACAAGTTTGTCGCACTTATCGGGAGTGCGGCTTGCGTTCCGCTCGTCTACGTCTACCCAGCCTGGCTTCACTACAAGGGGGCGGCTGAAACCAAGGCTGCCAAACTTGGAGATCTTGCCATGGTGGTACTGGGCttggtggggatggtgtACACGACGGCTGTGACGATTATTAACAGCTTCATGTAA